Proteins from a single region of Hordeum vulgare subsp. vulgare chromosome 6H, MorexV3_pseudomolecules_assembly, whole genome shotgun sequence:
- the LOC123402485 gene encoding uncharacterized protein LOC123402485: MAKSNRSMGGLAEQLGGWEVQILLLSSLLLQVLLLVFTEWRRRASRWARLSAALNGIMWLLYLLADSVAIYVLGHMALSCKPREQQQLMAFWASLLLVHLGGQDTITAYAMEDNDLWLRHLLTLVVQAAGAAYVLYKYVGRGALLAASLLMFMVGVVKYGERIYALKSSGLDSIRKFLDGFEVPVPERDKPYQDMASPDDPEEVLQGAHDLLHICMGQLVDYRVWPSLFQTRAIAAYHGGTNPKAGRSMLTQLVGMQLSLMRDILYTKALVIGAWYGCLSRTASIAATVVAFCLFREHSSAMGGGRGYSRRDMVVTYTLLGGAFVLEVVSLLRTILSTWTCASLRASSCSVFIQLHEAVLRVRRGAKEAEGCRKWPASIGQHDIFELHSYRKRSTCYLLMDCLRLEQRWIRLRFFGSVIMSRDVEDMVVSHIEHMVQDYVKKNHNRTQSGLGQLVLGGWGKDGAGGSLYASVAGLDQAGFDGSILAWHYATDAFLWKCNLDKPTRPDMTREERRRQKSLVKTIRTLSRYMVFLLVERPHLLPSPVRRSQYDSFCSNFHGFMDNRRGQQGPYDNQPEVQLAYKVLNRCNNRRGVERVLRLIARVWVEMLCYAASHCSNDSHARQLSSSTEFITITWILTTALYYNWCHHKDPRRFTDIASRFLERHERHRNSRKRLWSTIMALIRRLVSRERPL; encoded by the exons ATGGCCAAGAG TAACCGATCGATGGGGGGATTGGCAGAACAGTTGGGAGGATGGGAGGTGCAGATCCTGCTGCTTTCAAGCTTACTGCTGCAAGTGCTCCTGCTCGTCTTCACCGAGTGGCGCCGGCGTGCATCCCGCTGGGCTCGACTGTCTGCCGCGCTGAATGGCATCATGTGGCTGCTATACCTGCTGGCCGACTCGGTGGCGATCTACGTGTTGGGGCACATGGCGCTGAGCTGCAAGCCACGCGAGCAGCAGCAGCTCATGGCGTTCTGGGCGTCCTTACTGCTGGTGCACCTCGGCGGACAGGACACCATCACCGCCTACGCCATGGAGGACAACGATCTCTGGCTGCGGCACTTGCTAACCCTGGTGGTGCAGGCCGCCGGGGCGGCCTACGTGCTGTACAAGTACGTCGGTCGCGGGGCCTTACTCGCCGCGTCACTGCTGATGTTCATGGTGGGCGTCGTCAAGTACGGGGAGAGGATATACGCCCTCAAGTCCTCTGGCCTTGACAGCATCAGGAAGTTCCTCGACGGCTTTGAGGTGCCGGTACCGGAACGTGACAAGCCGTACCAAGACATGGCTTCTCCGGATGACCCGGAGGAGGTCCTGCAGGGAGCCCACGACCTTCTCCATATCTGCATGGGTCAGTTGGTCGACTACAGGGTCTGGCCGTCCCTGTTCCAGACCAGAGCCATAGCGGCGTATCATGGTGGTACCAATCCTAAAGCTGGGCGCAGCATGTTGACACAGCTGGTTGGGATGCAGCTCTCTCTGATGCGGGACATTCTCTACACCAAGGCCCTGGTGATTGGAGCTTGGTACGGATGCCTGTCTCGTACTGCCTCCATTGCCGCCACCGTCGTGGCGTTCTGCCTCTTCCGTGAGCACAGTTCCGCTATGGGTGGTGGCAGAGGTTACAGCAGGCGGGACATGGTCGTCACCTACACCTTGTTGGGTGGGGCATTCGTCTTGGAGGTTGTATCCCTGCTGAGGACCATATTGTCTACATGGACATGTGCCTCGTTAAGAGCTTCATCGTGTTCCGTCTTCATACAACTACACGAGGCCGTGTTGCGTGTCCGCCGGGGTGCCAAGGAAGCAGAGGGATGCAGGAAGTGGCCGGCCTCCATCGGGCAGCATGACATTTTTGAGCTGCACAGCTATCGCAAGAGGAGCACATGCTACTTGTTGATGGACTGTTTGCGGCTTGAGCAACGGTGGATCAGGCTGCGTTTCTTCGGCTCTGTCATTATGTCACGCGATGTGGAGGACATGGTGGTGTCCCACATAGAGCATATGGTTCAAGACTATGTAAAAAAGAACCACAACCGCACCCAGAGTGGCCTTGGACAGCTCGTGCTAGGCGGATGGGGCAAGGATGGTGCTGGCGGTTCATTATACGCCAGTGTGGCCGGATTGGACCAGGCTGGTTTTGACGGCAGCATACTCGCTTGGCACTATGCCACCGACGCCTTTCTCTGGAAATGCAATTTGGATAAGCCGACTAGACCCGACATGACCCGTGAAGAGAGGAGACGGCAAAAGAGCCTCGTCAAAACCATCCGCACACTGTCAAGATACATGGTGTTCCTTCTTGTGGAGCGGCCTCACTTGTTGCCAAGCCCTGTTCGCCGAAGCCAGTACGATAGCTTTTGCTCCAACTTCCATGGGTTTATGGATAACCGGCGAGGGCAGCAAGGACCATACGACAATCAACCAGAAGTACAACTTGCATATAAAGTGCTGAATCGGTGCAACAATCGTCGCGGTGTTGAGAGGGTGTTGCGACTCATCGCACGGGTGTGGGTGGAGATGTTGTGCTACGCCGCCAGCCACTGCAGCAATGACTCACATGCCAGGCAGCTCAGCAGCAGCACTGAGTTCATCACGATAACCTGGATTCTCACCACAGCCTTGTACTACAATTGGTGTCACCACAAGGACCCCCGGCGGTTTACGGACATTGCAAGCCGCTTTTTGGAGAGGCACGAAAGGCATAGAAATTCAAGGAAACGACTGTGGTCAACCATAATGGCCTTGATAAGAAGGCTAGTATCGCGTGAGAGACCCTTGTAA